From Sphingopyxis sp. MWB1, a single genomic window includes:
- a CDS encoding 8'-apo-carotenoid 13,14-cleaving dioxygenase, producing MGSKVETLIRGAVTKGIGKVANFNRRRLPQPADAHPFLTGLHAPMTEEVTLENLRIEGEIPPGLSGRYLRNGPNPALPPDPASYHWFTGAGMVHGLRIARGGAQWYRNRWVRGSEACEALNEPLPPGPRLERFDAPNTNVVGLAGRTFAIVEAGGKPVELSDELDTLAHNPFDGTLKGSYSAHPHYDPKTGETHAITYKGDRPDRLWHVVLDARAQAIREEPIRVSDGPSVHDCAITDKYVLIFDLPVTFSMKALLAGYSFPYAWNAAHPARVGLLPREGSDADVIWVPVDPCYVFHTANAFDTDGGQVIVDVVAHDTMFARSTRGPDSERSRLERWTIDPAAGFTRRTILHDHPQEFPRYDERRTTQPYRFIYSVALPDYDTGEMAVADSRLFRYDLGKGETLARDFGPGRYPGEFVFVPRGKTGAEDDGWLVGLVADMTDEHSELVILNADDFTGSAQAAIHLPHRVPPGFHGNWLSD from the coding sequence ATGGGGAGCAAAGTCGAAACGCTGATCCGCGGAGCGGTTACCAAAGGCATTGGTAAAGTCGCCAATTTCAACCGCCGCCGCCTTCCGCAGCCTGCCGACGCCCACCCTTTTCTGACCGGTCTTCATGCACCGATGACCGAGGAAGTGACGCTGGAGAATCTGCGCATCGAAGGCGAAATTCCGCCCGGCCTGTCGGGACGTTATCTGCGCAATGGACCGAACCCTGCGCTGCCTCCCGATCCGGCGAGCTATCACTGGTTTACCGGGGCCGGAATGGTGCATGGCCTGCGTATCGCAAGAGGCGGTGCGCAATGGTATCGCAATCGCTGGGTGCGGGGAAGCGAAGCCTGCGAAGCACTGAACGAACCCCTGCCCCCGGGCCCGCGATTGGAGCGGTTCGATGCGCCCAATACCAATGTCGTCGGATTGGCCGGGCGCACCTTTGCCATCGTCGAAGCAGGGGGAAAGCCCGTCGAGTTGTCAGACGAGCTCGATACGCTGGCCCACAATCCTTTCGACGGCACGTTAAAGGGAAGCTACTCCGCTCATCCCCATTATGATCCCAAGACCGGAGAAACCCACGCGATCACCTATAAAGGCGACCGCCCTGACCGGCTGTGGCACGTCGTGCTGGACGCGCGGGCGCAGGCGATCCGCGAGGAACCAATCCGCGTCAGCGACGGGCCTTCCGTGCATGATTGCGCGATCACTGACAAATATGTGCTGATCTTTGATCTGCCGGTCACTTTCTCGATGAAGGCGCTGCTCGCGGGATATAGTTTTCCCTATGCTTGGAATGCGGCGCATCCCGCGCGTGTGGGGCTCTTGCCGCGAGAGGGGAGCGATGCGGATGTTATCTGGGTGCCGGTCGATCCCTGCTACGTCTTTCACACTGCCAATGCCTTTGACACCGACGGTGGCCAAGTGATTGTCGATGTGGTGGCGCATGACACGATGTTCGCGCGGTCGACCCGGGGGCCGGACAGCGAACGGTCTCGGCTCGAACGCTGGACGATTGATCCGGCGGCGGGATTCACCCGCCGCACGATATTACACGATCATCCGCAGGAATTTCCGCGCTATGATGAACGGCGCACGACCCAGCCCTACCGTTTTATCTACAGCGTTGCGCTGCCCGATTATGATACAGGAGAGATGGCCGTGGCCGATAGCCGATTGTTTCGCTACGACCTCGGCAAGGGAGAAACGCTAGCGCGTGACTTTGGCCCCGGACGCTATCCCGGTGAATTTGTCTTTGTCCCGCGCGGCAAGACCGGAGCAGAGGATGATGGCTGGCTGGTTGGGCTGGTGGCCGACATGACAGACGAGCATAGCGAGTTGGTCATCCTCAACGCCGATGATTTCACCGGATCAGCGCAAGCGGCAATCCATCTTCCACACCGTGTTCCACCGGGGTTTCATGGCAATTGGCTGTCTGACTGA
- a CDS encoding NTP transferase domain-containing protein, with amino-acid sequence MTLGSILILAGRREGAIDPLAAAHGVADKCLVPVAGRPMIAHILEAAERSGAARIFISSHAPDLLSHMADPVIERLEARLSLLEAADNLADSVLAVAEHADFPLLITTADNCLLSAASIAKIGDEALRLGAGGGVAFARREDVLAVHPAGQRRFYEFSDVAVSNCNAYWIGNASALRAAEAFRGGGQFVKKPLRVLRAFGFINLLRFRFGMGPIHHIFQRLSKKLGVKVAPLIISDGRAAIDVDHDRSLRVTEQIMAASPLVSQTANCHETPVEHGVEDGLPLALIR; translated from the coding sequence ATGACCCTGGGCTCCATCCTCATCCTCGCGGGGCGCCGCGAAGGCGCGATTGATCCACTCGCTGCCGCGCATGGTGTAGCCGACAAATGCCTGGTCCCCGTCGCCGGGCGCCCGATGATCGCCCATATATTGGAAGCTGCGGAGCGAAGCGGCGCTGCGCGCATCTTTATCTCTTCGCATGCCCCGGATTTGCTGAGCCATATGGCTGACCCGGTGATTGAACGGCTGGAGGCCCGGCTCAGCCTGCTCGAGGCAGCGGACAATCTGGCGGACTCGGTCCTCGCGGTGGCGGAGCATGCCGATTTTCCGCTGTTGATCACCACCGCCGATAATTGCCTGCTCAGCGCAGCCAGCATCGCCAAAATTGGCGACGAAGCGCTGCGGCTGGGCGCGGGGGGAGGGGTCGCCTTTGCCCGGCGTGAGGATGTGCTCGCCGTCCATCCCGCTGGGCAGCGGCGTTTCTATGAATTTTCGGACGTCGCTGTCTCCAACTGCAACGCCTATTGGATCGGCAATGCAAGTGCGCTGCGCGCGGCGGAGGCGTTTCGCGGCGGCGGGCAGTTCGTCAAAAAGCCGCTGCGGGTGCTACGCGCCTTTGGCTTTATCAACCTGCTGCGCTTCCGCTTTGGAATGGGCCCGATCCACCATATTTTCCAGCGCCTATCGAAGAAGCTGGGGGTGAAGGTTGCGCCGCTGATCATCAGCGACGGGCGCGCGGCGATCGACGTCGATCACGACCGCTCACTGCGCGTCACGGAGCAGATCATGGCTGCATCGCCGCTGGTCAGTCAGACAGCCAATTGCCATGAAACCCCGGTGGAACACGGTGTGGAAGATGGATTGCCGCTTGCGCTGATCCGGTGA
- a CDS encoding D-alanine--D-alanine ligase family protein encodes MRTTNLAPTRLPAHLRDTQRLLFIAKHARWTGGLHPEDGNHAVYHCEMREALESLGMPLLVADDYAALFDQPAADFVFPLLNRGGFFNSEMLVPLLCNRLGLPYIGASPIVRGLSDDKHLTKLEAAARGVPTAPWSLFRRGAPADVGQCPPARRWVIKPNNSSASWGVRDAHDRADLARAVAEIHALDHDAIVEPFIEGSDVEVPVITLDGEPAMLPMMVFEQDDPAELRTYQEKRDLAHHVGYAIKPLDDAALRQRIADYTQRMVGIFRPFDYGRFEFRVDVATGDVRLLEVNLNCNLWSQKLFARSAAAAGFSHTDLVETIVAESMSRQIGSNAAQRDAA; translated from the coding sequence ATGCGAACCACCAATCTTGCGCCCACGCGCCTGCCCGCGCATTTACGCGATACGCAGCGCCTTCTCTTCATCGCCAAGCATGCGCGCTGGACCGGCGGCCTGCACCCGGAGGATGGTAATCATGCCGTCTATCATTGCGAAATGCGCGAAGCGCTTGAGTCGCTCGGGATGCCGCTGCTCGTCGCTGATGATTATGCGGCGCTGTTCGACCAGCCTGCGGCCGATTTTGTCTTTCCGCTGCTCAATCGGGGCGGCTTCTTCAACTCTGAAATGCTGGTGCCTTTGCTCTGCAACCGGCTTGGCCTGCCTTATATCGGGGCGTCGCCCATTGTTCGCGGCCTGTCGGATGACAAACATCTCACCAAGCTCGAAGCCGCCGCCCGCGGCGTGCCCACCGCCCCCTGGTCGCTCTTCCGCCGCGGTGCTCCCGCCGATGTTGGTCAATGCCCCCCTGCGCGGCGATGGGTGATCAAACCCAATAACAGTTCGGCCTCCTGGGGCGTGCGAGACGCCCACGACCGCGCGGACCTCGCCCGCGCCGTCGCTGAAATCCATGCGCTCGACCATGATGCGATCGTCGAGCCCTTTATCGAGGGTAGCGATGTCGAGGTGCCAGTGATCACTTTGGATGGCGAACCCGCGATGTTGCCGATGATGGTTTTTGAACAGGATGATCCGGCAGAGCTGCGCACCTATCAGGAAAAGCGCGATCTTGCCCATCATGTGGGCTATGCGATCAAGCCGCTTGACGATGCCGCGCTTCGCCAGCGCATCGCAGATTATACGCAGCGCATGGTCGGGATTTTCCGTCCCTTCGACTATGGCCGTTTCGAATTTCGCGTCGATGTCGCGACGGGCGATGTGCGCCTGCTCGAGGTTAATCTCAACTGCAACCTCTGGTCGCAGAAGCTGTTTGCGCGTTCCGCCGCCGCAGCGGGATTTTCCCACACCGACCTTGTCGAAACCATCGTCGCCGAAAGCATGTCGCGCCAGATAGGTAGCAATGCGGCACAGCGGGATGCGGCATGA
- the rplL gene encoding 50S ribosomal protein L7/L12 gives MADLEKIVEDLSALTVLEAAELSKMLEEKWGVSAAAAVAAAPAAGGAAAPAAEEKDEFDVILTGDGGNKINVIKEVRAITGLGLGEAKALVEGAPKPIKEGANKAEAEEIKKKLEAAGATVELK, from the coding sequence ATGGCTGATCTTGAAAAGATCGTTGAAGACCTGTCGGCGCTGACCGTTTTGGAAGCTGCTGAACTTTCGAAGATGCTCGAAGAAAAGTGGGGCGTTTCGGCTGCTGCGGCTGTCGCTGCTGCCCCGGCTGCTGGCGGCGCTGCTGCCCCGGCTGCTGAAGAAAAGGACGAGTTCGACGTGATCCTCACCGGCGACGGTGGCAACAAGATCAACGTCATTAAGGAAGTCCGCGCGATCACCGGTCTGGGCCTCGGCGAAGCCAAGGCGCTGGTCGAAGGCGCTCCGAAGCCGATCAAGGAAGGCGCGAACAAGGCCGAAGCTGAAGAGATCAAGAAGAAGCTCGAAGCTGCCGGCGCGACTGTCGAACTGAAGTAA
- the rplJ gene encoding 50S ribosomal protein L10: protein MDRTEKAQAVSELNATLSSAAAVVIVRNLGLTVAQSTVLRQQMRDAGASFKVTKNRLAKIALDGTPYGGISDLLTGPTAIAASTDPVAAAKIAVEFAKTNDKLEIVGGGMGDVVLDVDGVKALASLPSLDELRAKIIGLVQAPATKVAQIAAAPAGQLARVFGAYGAKEAA, encoded by the coding sequence ATGGATCGTACTGAAAAGGCCCAAGCCGTATCCGAACTGAACGCTACGCTGTCATCAGCGGCTGCGGTTGTGATTGTTCGCAACCTTGGCCTTACCGTCGCCCAGTCGACGGTGCTGCGCCAGCAGATGCGCGATGCGGGTGCGAGCTTCAAGGTCACGAAGAACCGCCTTGCCAAAATCGCGCTCGATGGCACGCCCTATGGCGGGATCAGCGACCTGCTGACCGGCCCCACCGCCATTGCCGCTTCGACCGACCCGGTCGCGGCTGCAAAGATTGCGGTGGAATTTGCCAAGACCAACGACAAGCTTGAAATCGTTGGCGGCGGCATGGGGGATGTGGTCCTCGACGTCGACGGCGTGAAGGCGCTGGCTTCGCTTCCCTCGCTCGACGAGCTGCGCGCCAAGATCATTGGTCTGGTGCAGGCTCCGGCCACCAAGGTCGCGCAGATCGCTGCGGCTCCGGCGGGTCAGCTGGCGCGGGTATTTGGTGCTTATGGCGCCAAGGAAGCCGCATAA
- a CDS encoding PadR family transcriptional regulator → MHLGGHDLDRDFDASFHDAGDGHGRRRRRRMFDGGELRLVLLKLIADEPRHGYDLIRRIEELTGGAYTPSPGIIYPTLTLLDDMGQIAAADSDGAKRLFSITDPGREELVAHAERVARLMTRLAEVGATRQRSDCAPIRRAMGNLKAVLVNRLRDGNLDEATRQLIVALIDETAQKIERL, encoded by the coding sequence ATGCATCTCGGCGGGCATGATCTTGACCGCGACTTCGACGCAAGTTTTCACGATGCGGGCGACGGACATGGCCGGCGGAGGCGCAGACGCATGTTCGACGGCGGCGAATTGCGGTTGGTGCTGCTCAAACTGATCGCCGATGAACCCCGGCACGGCTATGACCTGATCCGCCGGATCGAGGAGCTGACCGGGGGCGCCTACACCCCCAGCCCCGGCATCATCTATCCCACGCTGACCTTGCTTGACGACATGGGTCAGATTGCCGCCGCCGACAGCGACGGCGCGAAAAGGCTGTTTTCCATTACCGATCCGGGCCGCGAAGAGCTGGTGGCGCATGCGGAACGGGTCGCGCGGCTGATGACGCGGCTGGCCGAAGTCGGCGCGACCCGTCAGCGCAGCGACTGCGCGCCCATACGCCGCGCCATGGGCAATTTGAAAGCGGTGCTGGTCAACCGGTTGCGCGATGGCAATCTGGACGAAGCGACCCGGCAGCTTATCGTCGCGTTGATCGACGAAACCGCGCAAAAGATTGAGCGGCTGTGA
- a CDS encoding DUF2218 domain-containing protein: MTGTASSTAKVPTAHASKYLQQLCKHWQHNLAVEYSADEGRVTFPKNVRGADWPDDAIVHFRAEAEALNVRIEASIDAQRDGLKEVVARHLDRFAFREAPLAFAWEDAAT; the protein is encoded by the coding sequence ATGACCGGAACCGCAAGCAGCACGGCGAAAGTGCCCACCGCCCATGCGAGCAAGTATCTGCAACAGCTGTGCAAGCATTGGCAGCATAATCTGGCGGTCGAATATAGCGCCGACGAAGGGCGCGTGACCTTCCCCAAAAATGTGCGCGGCGCCGACTGGCCGGACGATGCCATCGTGCATTTTCGCGCCGAGGCCGAGGCCCTAAACGTCCGCATCGAGGCCAGTATTGATGCGCAGCGCGACGGGCTGAAAGAGGTGGTGGCGCGGCACTTGGACCGTTTTGCCTTTCGCGAGGCGCCGCTGGCCTTTGCCTGGGAAGATGCGGCGACCTAG
- a CDS encoding amino acid permease, which translates to MTDSLMRRKVIVPESREGQGLVRSLSWPHLIALGVGAIVGTGILTLIGVGADKAGPAVILSFLIAGLICACAALAYAEMATMIPASGSAYTYSYVVIGEIIAWVVGWSLILEYSLVVSAVAVGWSGYAAPLLEAWAGVPMALMQGPELGGIVNLPAIGIIGVVAAMLLYGTRESATVNAVLVIVKILALIVFVAVALPAFNAANMEPFSPYGFAKHMGPDGVERGVMAAAAIIFFAFYGFDAIATAAEETKNPDRDLKIGIIGSMVACVAIYIAVAVAAVGAIAYTRFANSPEPLALILRELGQPLVAQYLGVSAVIALPTVILAFFYGQSRIFYTMARDGMLPESLARLSSRGTPVRITLFTAAIVAVLAGFIPLGELAALANAGTLAAFSAVALCMLIMRRRAPDAPRTFRAPLPNLVGGIAILGCLYLFFSLPSQTQFWFLMWNIAGLAIYFLYARKRAVAGEV; encoded by the coding sequence ATGACCGACAGTTTGATGCGCCGTAAGGTGATTGTTCCGGAAAGTCGCGAAGGCCAGGGACTCGTCCGCAGTTTGAGCTGGCCGCATCTGATCGCGCTGGGCGTCGGGGCGATTGTCGGCACCGGCATTTTGACCTTGATCGGCGTCGGGGCGGACAAGGCGGGACCGGCGGTCATTCTTTCCTTTCTGATTGCCGGGCTGATCTGCGCCTGCGCCGCGCTGGCTTATGCCGAAATGGCGACGATGATCCCTGCTTCGGGCAGCGCCTATACCTACAGCTATGTGGTGATAGGGGAGATTATCGCCTGGGTCGTCGGGTGGAGCCTCATCCTCGAATATTCGCTCGTCGTCAGCGCGGTCGCGGTCGGCTGGTCCGGCTATGCCGCCCCCTTGCTGGAAGCATGGGCGGGCGTGCCCATGGCGCTGATGCAGGGGCCGGAACTGGGCGGGATCGTCAACCTGCCCGCTATCGGCATCATTGGCGTCGTTGCCGCCATGCTGCTTTATGGCACACGCGAAAGCGCGACGGTCAACGCAGTGTTGGTGATCGTCAAGATTCTTGCGCTCATCGTTTTTGTCGCGGTGGCGCTGCCTGCTTTTAACGCCGCCAATATGGAACCCTTCAGCCCCTATGGCTTTGCCAAGCATATGGGCCCCGACGGGGTCGAGCGCGGGGTGATGGCGGCTGCTGCGATCATCTTCTTCGCCTTTTACGGCTTCGACGCCATTGCGACGGCGGCAGAGGAAACCAAAAATCCCGACCGCGACCTTAAAATCGGCATCATCGGCTCGATGGTTGCCTGTGTCGCCATCTATATCGCCGTGGCGGTCGCGGCGGTCGGCGCCATTGCCTATACTCGCTTTGCCAACAGCCCGGAACCGCTGGCGCTGATCCTGCGCGAACTCGGCCAGCCGCTGGTCGCGCAATATCTCGGCGTTTCGGCGGTTATCGCGCTGCCGACGGTGATCCTTGCCTTCTTTTATGGGCAAAGCCGTATTTTCTACACGATGGCGCGCGACGGTATGTTGCCCGAAAGCCTCGCCCGGCTTTCGTCGCGTGGGACGCCGGTGCGCATCACGCTGTTCACGGCGGCGATTGTCGCAGTGCTTGCGGGCTTCATTCCGCTGGGCGAACTGGCGGCGCTCGCCAATGCCGGGACGCTCGCGGCTTTCTCCGCCGTGGCGCTGTGCATGCTCATCATGCGCCGCCGCGCTCCCGATGCCCCGCGCACCTTCCGCGCCCCGCTACCCAATCTGGTCGGCGGGATCGCGATCCTCGGCTGCCTCTATCTGTTCTTCAGCTTGCCCAGCCAGACGCAATTCTGGTTCCTGATGTGGAACATCGCGGGTCTCGCCATCTATTTCCTATACGCCCGCAAACGCGCGGTGGCAGGCGAAGTGTAA
- a CDS encoding 4a-hydroxytetrahydrobiopterin dehydratase, translating to MVQKLDDAARAALLVRFPQWTHEPGRDTITRSFTFADFAQAFGFMASVAIIAEKMDHHPEWSNVYNRVDILLTTHDANGLSERDAKLAEAIEALL from the coding sequence ATGGTCCAGAAACTCGATGACGCCGCGCGCGCCGCGCTCCTCGTCCGCTTTCCGCAATGGACCCACGAGCCTGGACGCGACACCATCACCCGCAGCTTCACCTTCGCCGATTTCGCGCAGGCGTTCGGCTTTATGGCCAGCGTCGCGATCATCGCTGAAAAAATGGACCATCATCCCGAATGGTCGAACGTTTATAACCGCGTCGACATATTGCTGACGACCCACGACGCCAACGGTCTCTCCGAGCGCGACGCCAAGCTGGCCGAAGCCATCGAAGCGCTCCTCTGA
- a CDS encoding metallopeptidase family protein, protein MSDKPGPLSSPSPARSLPSGWAGGAPDADAFYQMAEAALAALPAPFHPHIKGLLITIEDVADEATLDALEIDHPYELTGLYEGRPLTERSIDVSGAMPDRVTLYRVPILVEWIEGGERLDWLIHHVLIHEIGHHFGFSDDDIHALEDMA, encoded by the coding sequence ATGAGCGACAAGCCCGGCCCTTTATCTTCGCCCTCGCCTGCGCGGTCCCTGCCCTCCGGATGGGCGGGCGGCGCGCCCGATGCCGATGCCTTTTACCAGATGGCCGAGGCTGCGCTGGCAGCGCTGCCCGCGCCTTTTCATCCGCATATCAAGGGGCTGTTGATCACAATTGAGGATGTGGCCGACGAAGCGACGCTGGACGCGCTGGAAATCGACCATCCCTATGAGCTGACCGGCCTGTATGAAGGGCGGCCGCTCACCGAGCGGAGCATTGATGTGAGCGGCGCCATGCCCGACCGGGTGACGCTGTACCGCGTACCGATATTGGTCGAATGGATCGAGGGTGGCGAGCGGCTCGACTGGTTGATCCATCACGTGCTGATCCATGAAATCGGCCATCATTTCGGCTTTTCGGACGACGATATCCACGCGCTGGAGGATATGGCGTGA